GATGATTGAAACAATTAATATTTTGTTCATTTGTGTTAGACCTTCAGTTTCTTTTTTTGAACTTGTTGGTCTGGATAATGTATCTTTCCTTATTTCATTACCACATTGTTCACAAAAACTTGCATCCGAGTCATTTTCGTGTCCGCAGATTTTGCATTTCACTATTTAAGCCCCCCTGTTTCTTGCCTTTTTAATACCATTTTTTAAGAACACTCCAAAGGACCCTCCTAGGGCCCCTGCAACAAAAACTAGAATGATTATAATAATTCCTTTTAAGAATGTGTATAAAGGTTCTAAAGAGTTTGAATTACTGTTGCTGGCTGTGTTCAGATAAGATGGTGTTTGAGAAGCTGTAGAACTGGCAAATGGTTTAAGGGCACTGGCAATTGATGCTGCAATACCCATTGTTATTAATAATATAATGCCTAGGATAAATCCCAAAATTGTTAAAGCAATTAAACTCATGAACAGTCCATTTATCATTCCATCTTCAAAATCTCTACATCCAACTATACCGGTGGTGATCCCGCCCACAAAAACCATGGTTACTAAAACTAGGCCTATGTAAATGGTTAGATCTATGGCGCCGGAGACAGCTACTGAACCATATAAAAAAGAGCATAATATCAATATTAACGTTGAAATTGCTAAACCAGCAAAAACAGCTAATAGATTTATTTGACTGTTAAAACGCTCAATATAATTTTTCTTAAGATTTTTACCGCATTTTTTGCAGAACTTTACATTGGTCTTGTTTTCATGACCACATTCAGGACATTCCAATATATTCATCCCCATCAAATCTTGTTCAAAGCTAATGTTATATTCTCACATTATTTAAATTATTACATAATAGTTGTTAATGAGTATTGATTAATGATTTAAGGGCTAGAATGAATGTAGTGTCCTGTTTAAATAGTTTAATGTTAATAAAAAGCATTTATTAATCCTTTTTTTAGTCACCCCACACTCTTGTTTTAACCAACAAAAAATTGATTTTCATGGGATCCAAGAGGACTACCAACATTGATCTCCGTAAGATAATATCCATAACCGCCTACAAGGATTTATTGCATCTTCGAGAGAAAACAAGCAAAAAACTGATTACTTCACAGCTATTGACCGCCATACAGTTACTTTCACCATTAATGGAAGATCCCATACTGTTCCTTTTACTAGGCTTATAATGAAGGCGGCTGTTGAGGGGAAAATCAGGCAGATTTGATTCTAGTTGTGAAATAAATTATCAAAATAGCAAACATAAAAACATTTTAAGGACGGCTAAGTTTATAGGAAATGCCGGCTATAGTGAATTTGTTGGTTATGATTCATGGGCTAAAAATAGAAAAAAGTTTTAGAGCCCCTTAAAAAGTCAGAAATAGAAATTTAGTTTAAG
This DNA window, taken from Methanobacterium subterraneum, encodes the following:
- a CDS encoding zinc ribbon domain-containing protein, whose product is MECPECGHENKTNVKFCKKCGKNLKKNYIERFNSQINLLAVFAGLAISTLILILCSFLYGSVAVSGAIDLTIYIGLVLVTMVFVGGITTGIVGCRDFEDGMINGLFMSLIALTILGFILGIILLITMGIAASIASALKPFASSTASQTPSYLNTASNSNSNSLEPLYTFLKGIIIIILVFVAGALGGSFGVFLKNGIKKARNRGA